Proteins found in one Streptomyces sp. NBC_00461 genomic segment:
- a CDS encoding copper amine oxidase, which yields MRVIRMSRARTRTAVGLSVAALAAGAVTGAGPAAAQPKAAAAPAADCSAAYKIEQKLSSGTTWRMCWRYDSKAGLVLDNVSYQPKGETTPIKVLNSARLAQIDVPYDDGSVEYDDLTGFGFAQGLMNLAPGECPGGTIKTVKVPDAWDPSQANVKGLCTTTRARGHAYRMQGNSANQVYQAQGKDLLVYTVNQVGWYEYMTEWRFQDDGTINMNVGATGSLSYEDYDAGDGRGWPIGKGATASATSHTHNVFWRLDFGLDGSSKTKVEQYDSKVTAPARGQEAPSAKTTRTKVTKELAGDYQTYRWWRMVSATGKNKDGHARSYEIVPGTTTKYPGRPFTKHDLYFTEYNKCEQFASNNTGNCPAASGKSVDRWVNGQTLSHPILWMNVGFHHIARDEDQQPMPVHWQGFSIAPRDVTAMNPLTPDALASQNGHWEPRS from the coding sequence ATGCGCGTCATCAGAATGAGCCGTGCCCGCACCCGGACGGCCGTGGGCCTGTCCGTGGCCGCGCTGGCCGCAGGCGCGGTGACCGGTGCCGGGCCGGCCGCCGCCCAGCCGAAGGCCGCCGCAGCCCCCGCCGCCGACTGCAGCGCCGCCTACAAGATCGAGCAGAAGCTGTCCAGCGGTACGACCTGGCGGATGTGCTGGCGCTACGACAGCAAGGCCGGACTCGTCCTCGACAACGTGTCCTACCAGCCCAAGGGCGAGACCACGCCGATCAAGGTGCTCAACAGCGCCCGGCTCGCCCAGATCGACGTTCCCTACGACGACGGCAGCGTCGAGTACGACGACCTCACCGGCTTCGGCTTCGCCCAGGGCCTGATGAACCTGGCGCCCGGCGAGTGCCCCGGCGGCACCATCAAGACCGTCAAGGTGCCGGACGCCTGGGACCCGTCGCAGGCCAACGTCAAGGGCCTGTGCACCACCACCCGCGCCCGCGGCCACGCCTACCGCATGCAGGGCAACAGCGCCAACCAGGTCTACCAGGCCCAGGGCAAGGACCTTCTCGTCTACACGGTCAACCAGGTCGGCTGGTACGAGTACATGACCGAGTGGCGCTTCCAGGACGACGGCACGATCAACATGAACGTCGGTGCCACCGGCAGCCTCTCCTACGAGGACTACGACGCCGGCGACGGCCGCGGCTGGCCCATCGGCAAGGGCGCCACCGCCTCCGCCACCAGCCACACCCACAACGTCTTCTGGCGCCTGGACTTCGGCCTCGACGGCTCCTCCAAGACGAAGGTCGAGCAGTACGACTCGAAGGTCACGGCGCCGGCCCGCGGCCAGGAGGCCCCGAGCGCCAAGACCACCCGCACCAAGGTCACCAAGGAACTCGCCGGCGACTACCAGACCTACCGCTGGTGGCGGATGGTCAGCGCGACCGGCAAGAACAAGGACGGGCACGCCCGCTCGTACGAGATCGTCCCCGGCACCACCACCAAGTACCCGGGGCGTCCCTTCACCAAGCACGACCTGTACTTCACCGAGTACAACAAGTGCGAGCAGTTCGCCAGCAACAACACCGGCAACTGCCCTGCCGCATCGGGCAAGTCCGTCGACAGGTGGGTGAACGGCCAAACCCTCTCCCACCCGATCCTCTGGATGAACGTGGGCTTCCACCACATAGCGCGGGACGAGGACCAGCAGCCCATGCCGGTCCACTGGCAGGGCTTCTCCATCGCCCCGAGGGACGTCACCGCTATGAATCCGCTCACTCCGGACGCCCTCGCGTCCCAGAACGGCCACTGGGAGCCGCGTAGTTGA
- the treY gene encoding malto-oligosyltrehalose synthase, with the protein MTPERVDPVVPTATYRLQLQPAFPFAAAAAAVPYLASLGVSHLHLSPVLEAVPGSLHGYDVVDHARVREELGGEEELRALAHTAREHGLGLVVDIVPNHMAMAPRHNHALWEVLREGPKSPYARWFDVDWEAQGGQMLLPVLGGPLGSVIADLRVDGDVLRYYDHVFPLREGTRELPLPQLLDAQWYRPVWWRLARTELNYRRFFSISELIGVRVEDPEVFEATHAKVLQLLHEGVVDGLRVDHPDGLADPDAYLRRLHEATDGRWTVVEKILSDGEPLPASWPVAGTTGYDALRHIDGLFTDPAGFGELLGQYRRFAAPQADRGGDWAATVRRAAYKVLTHELATEVDRLTRVTNRLCAASPDPALRDRAPWALRTALQELLVRLDVYRPYASADAASVVTEEAAAEARLAFVVPEEAGAVDVVRDLVLGRASAGPDLLEFRARFAQTASALRAKSVEDTAFYRHVPLLSATEVGGNPGSPAVSPEDFHAYCARVQRDWPATGTVVSTHDTKRSADVRAALAVLTECPQRWADVLAEVTRAGEGVPDAQLAWAAWQTVFGLGAAAEERVQQALLKHVREAGLFTSWTEQEPAYEKAVAAFVAAGPCGTPGEHVVALRSALEEHIRANVLGTALVHLTMPGVPDVYQGTEGEYLALVDPDNRRTVRFPPEDPGDKDAVTTAALRLRARRPAAFGDAATYAPLTAEGPAAAHCAAFVRSGEVVTAVTRLSLRLAEAGGWRNTRLPLPPGRWSDVLSPEREFTGHARVEDLFERLPVVLLERVAAE; encoded by the coding sequence ATGACACCTGAGCGAGTCGACCCCGTGGTGCCCACGGCCACCTACCGGCTGCAGCTGCAGCCGGCGTTCCCGTTCGCAGCGGCGGCCGCGGCCGTGCCGTACCTGGCCTCGCTCGGCGTCTCGCATCTGCATCTGTCGCCGGTGCTGGAGGCCGTGCCCGGCTCCCTGCACGGCTACGACGTCGTGGACCACGCGCGCGTACGCGAGGAACTGGGCGGTGAGGAGGAGCTGCGCGCGCTGGCGCACACCGCGCGGGAGCACGGTCTGGGCCTGGTGGTGGACATCGTGCCGAACCACATGGCGATGGCCCCGCGCCACAACCACGCCCTGTGGGAGGTGCTGCGGGAGGGCCCCAAGTCGCCGTACGCGCGCTGGTTCGACGTCGACTGGGAGGCGCAGGGCGGCCAGATGCTGCTGCCGGTGCTCGGAGGGCCGCTCGGCTCGGTGATCGCCGACCTGCGCGTCGACGGTGACGTGCTGCGCTACTACGACCACGTGTTCCCGTTGCGCGAGGGCACCAGGGAGCTGCCGCTGCCTCAGCTCCTTGACGCGCAGTGGTACCGCCCGGTGTGGTGGCGGCTGGCCCGCACGGAACTCAACTACCGGCGTTTCTTCAGCATCTCGGAGCTGATCGGGGTGCGGGTCGAGGACCCGGAGGTGTTCGAGGCGACACACGCGAAGGTCCTTCAGCTGCTGCACGAGGGCGTGGTCGACGGGCTGCGCGTCGACCATCCCGACGGGCTCGCCGACCCGGACGCGTACCTGAGGCGGCTGCACGAGGCGACGGACGGCCGCTGGACGGTGGTGGAGAAGATCCTGTCGGACGGCGAGCCCCTGCCGGCCTCGTGGCCCGTCGCGGGCACCACCGGCTACGACGCCCTGCGGCACATCGACGGGCTCTTCACCGATCCTGCGGGATTCGGTGAACTCCTCGGCCAGTACCGGCGGTTCGCGGCCCCGCAGGCGGACCGGGGCGGCGACTGGGCGGCGACGGTACGGCGGGCGGCGTACAAGGTGCTCACGCACGAGCTGGCCACCGAGGTCGACCGGCTGACCCGGGTGACGAACAGACTGTGCGCCGCCTCACCGGATCCCGCGCTGCGCGACCGTGCTCCCTGGGCGCTGCGCACGGCGCTTCAGGAGCTGCTGGTCCGCCTGGACGTCTACCGGCCCTACGCCTCCGCGGACGCCGCATCCGTGGTCACCGAGGAGGCCGCGGCCGAGGCCCGGCTCGCCTTCGTCGTACCGGAGGAGGCCGGTGCGGTGGACGTGGTGCGCGACCTGGTGCTGGGGCGGGCCAGTGCCGGGCCCGACCTCCTGGAGTTCCGGGCCCGGTTCGCGCAGACCGCGTCGGCGCTGCGCGCCAAGTCCGTGGAGGACACGGCGTTCTACCGCCATGTGCCGCTGCTGTCGGCGACCGAGGTGGGCGGCAACCCGGGCAGCCCGGCGGTGTCCCCGGAGGACTTTCACGCCTACTGCGCGCGCGTGCAGCGCGACTGGCCGGCGACCGGGACCGTGGTGTCGACGCACGACACCAAGCGCAGCGCCGACGTACGGGCGGCGCTGGCCGTGCTCACCGAGTGCCCGCAGCGCTGGGCGGACGTACTGGCGGAGGTGACGCGCGCGGGAGAGGGCGTGCCGGACGCGCAACTGGCGTGGGCGGCCTGGCAGACGGTGTTCGGTCTCGGTGCGGCAGCCGAGGAGCGCGTGCAGCAGGCTCTGTTGAAGCATGTCCGCGAGGCGGGTCTGTTCACGAGCTGGACGGAGCAGGAGCCCGCCTACGAGAAGGCGGTGGCGGCGTTCGTCGCGGCGGGTCCGTGCGGGACGCCGGGCGAGCACGTGGTCGCCCTGAGGAGTGCGCTGGAGGAGCACATCCGGGCGAACGTGCTGGGCACCGCCCTGGTCCACCTGACGATGCCGGGCGTGCCGGACGTCTACCAGGGCACCGAGGGCGAGTACCTGGCGCTGGTGGACCCGGACAACCGGCGGACGGTGCGCTTCCCGCCCGAGGACCCAGGCGACAAGGACGCGGTGACCACGGCGGCGCTCCGGCTTCGCGCGCGGCGGCCCGCCGCCTTCGGGGACGCGGCGACGTACGCGCCGCTGACCGCCGAGGGCCCGGCGGCCGCCCACTGTGCGGCGTTCGTACGGTCCGGGGAGGTCGTCACGGCGGTGACACGGCTGTCGCTGCGGCTGGCGGAGGCGGGCGGCTGGCGGAACACGCGCCTTCCGCTGCCGCCCGGGCGCTGGTCCGATGTGCTGTCTCCGGAGCGGGAGTTCACGGGGCACGCGCGCGTGGAGGACCTTTTCGAACGACTGCCGGTGGTGCTGCTGGAGCGGGTCGCCGCGGAGTAG
- a CDS encoding carbohydrate ABC transporter permease, with product MTLVTAQGRAVRRAPSSGGRRRADGHGAWFLVLPALIPILVLSVGPLLYGVLLAFTDSQSGRTRSTQWIGGLNFQDLLHDTLFWESFRIGLVWAVGVTVPQFLLALGLALLLNEDLRLRWLARALAIVPWAMPEIVVGIMWRLVYNPDAGVLNETLYDLGLGDGRDWLSGLGTALPAVIVVGVWAGMPQTTVALLAGLQNTPRELHEAAAVDGAGAWRRFRTVTWPALRPVALAITALNLIWNFNSFALVYVLTSGGPGGRTRLPMLFAYEEAFRYGQFGYAAAMGCVMVAVISVLLGLFLVGRLRGGDEA from the coding sequence GTGACACTGGTGACCGCGCAGGGGCGGGCGGTGCGACGAGCCCCGAGCAGCGGAGGACGCCGGCGCGCCGACGGGCACGGCGCCTGGTTCCTCGTCCTTCCCGCCCTGATCCCCATCCTCGTACTGAGCGTCGGCCCCCTGCTCTACGGCGTCCTGCTGGCCTTCACCGACTCCCAGTCCGGCCGGACCCGGTCCACGCAGTGGATCGGCGGCCTCAACTTCCAGGACCTGCTGCACGACACGCTGTTCTGGGAGTCGTTCCGGATCGGGCTGGTGTGGGCGGTCGGTGTGACCGTCCCGCAGTTCCTGCTGGCACTCGGTCTCGCGTTGCTGCTCAACGAGGACCTGCGGCTGAGATGGCTGGCCCGCGCCCTCGCGATCGTCCCGTGGGCGATGCCCGAAATCGTCGTGGGCATCATGTGGCGGCTGGTCTACAACCCGGACGCGGGCGTTCTCAACGAAACCCTGTACGACCTCGGCCTCGGCGACGGCCGTGACTGGCTCAGCGGTCTCGGGACCGCGCTGCCCGCGGTGATCGTCGTCGGTGTCTGGGCGGGCATGCCGCAGACCACGGTCGCGCTGCTCGCCGGACTGCAGAACACCCCGCGCGAACTCCACGAGGCGGCCGCCGTCGACGGGGCGGGTGCCTGGCGCCGCTTCCGCACGGTCACCTGGCCCGCCCTCAGACCGGTCGCCCTCGCCATCACCGCGCTCAACCTGATCTGGAACTTCAACTCCTTCGCCCTGGTCTATGTACTGACCAGTGGCGGCCCCGGCGGCCGCACCCGTCTGCCCATGCTGTTCGCCTACGAAGAGGCCTTCCGCTACGGGCAGTTCGGGTACGCGGCGGCGATGGGATGTGTGATGGTCGCGGTCATCTCGGTGCTGCTCGGCCTCTTCCTCGTGGGCCGGCTCAGGGGAGGTGACGAGGCATGA
- a CDS encoding Tat pathway signal sequence domain protein has protein sequence MRKIVHRHLGKVVAGAAIAVAGTAVMVGITLPGTAGAGESGGGSAGTRAAQEAGQGQDGAVPAGVVEQAPAEGDKGKGNDPLTDDETKRAEQIAASRQLLNSAENVEGERGPQRLTVDIADPENDEVDDPNAPRRADVTFYDYKNDTLVTKTVNLDTGKVEETGTQHGVQPPLSRAENAEAAKILIADPLGAGLKADYKDATGKELTSPDQLLLNGAVYRATPGAQPAVLDKCGEHRCVRLFPKVVNGPWIDARSLIVDLSAGKVAKLARR, from the coding sequence GTGCGCAAGATAGTGCACCGCCATCTGGGCAAGGTGGTGGCCGGAGCGGCCATAGCGGTGGCCGGGACCGCCGTGATGGTCGGCATCACCCTGCCGGGGACGGCGGGGGCCGGCGAGTCGGGAGGCGGCAGCGCCGGGACTCGGGCGGCGCAGGAGGCGGGACAGGGGCAGGACGGCGCGGTCCCGGCCGGTGTGGTCGAGCAGGCGCCCGCCGAGGGCGACAAGGGCAAGGGCAACGACCCGCTCACCGACGACGAGACCAAGCGGGCCGAGCAGATCGCCGCCAGCCGTCAGCTGCTCAACTCCGCCGAGAACGTCGAGGGCGAGCGCGGGCCGCAGCGGCTCACGGTCGACATCGCCGACCCGGAGAACGACGAGGTGGACGACCCGAACGCGCCCCGTCGCGCCGACGTGACGTTCTACGACTACAAGAACGACACCCTCGTCACCAAGACGGTCAACCTGGACACCGGAAAGGTCGAGGAGACCGGCACGCAGCACGGCGTCCAGCCGCCGCTGAGCCGCGCCGAGAACGCCGAGGCCGCCAAGATCCTGATCGCCGACCCGCTCGGCGCCGGACTCAAGGCGGACTACAAGGACGCCACCGGCAAGGAGCTCACCTCGCCGGACCAGCTGCTGCTCAACGGCGCCGTGTACCGGGCCACGCCGGGCGCCCAGCCCGCCGTACTGGACAAGTGCGGTGAGCACCGGTGCGTGCGGCTGTTTCCGAAGGTCGTCAACGGGCCGTGGATCGACGCCAGGTCGCTGATCGTCGACCTCAGTGCGGGCAAGGTCGCCAAGCTCGCCCGACGCTGA
- a CDS encoding phosphotransferase enzyme family protein, which produces MDEATARDALAAAGVLPVPARDARLLALGENAVFAAGDLVVKVGRDAELLGRARRELDIALWLAEAGVPAVRAAEPKPLLVGGHPVTIWHRLPDAVRAAEPRDLAELLRVVHALPSPSFDVPPRELLGGVERWLRLAGDAIDPADAAYLRDRRDGFASAAAALTPHLPPGPIHGDALPRNVHVGPDGPVLVDLETFSVDLREHDLVVMALSRDRYGLPTDAYDSFTESYGWDVREWEGCSVLRGARETASCAWVSQRAPTNPKALVEFERRVASLRDGDESVRWYPF; this is translated from the coding sequence ATGGACGAGGCGACGGCGCGGGACGCACTGGCCGCGGCGGGAGTGCTGCCCGTCCCGGCACGCGACGCGCGGCTCCTCGCGCTGGGCGAGAACGCGGTGTTCGCCGCCGGTGACCTGGTGGTCAAGGTGGGCCGCGACGCCGAACTCCTCGGCCGGGCGCGCCGGGAACTGGACATCGCACTGTGGCTCGCCGAGGCGGGCGTACCGGCGGTCCGGGCGGCCGAGCCGAAGCCACTGCTGGTCGGGGGGCACCCCGTGACCATCTGGCACCGGCTGCCCGATGCCGTACGGGCCGCGGAACCGCGGGATTTGGCCGAACTGCTGCGGGTGGTCCACGCTCTGCCCTCGCCCTCCTTCGATGTGCCGCCCCGGGAGCTGCTGGGCGGTGTGGAACGCTGGCTGCGCCTCGCGGGCGACGCGATCGACCCCGCGGACGCGGCGTATCTGCGGGACCGGCGGGACGGCTTCGCATCGGCCGCCGCCGCGCTCACCCCGCACCTTCCGCCCGGCCCCATCCACGGGGACGCGCTGCCCCGCAATGTGCACGTCGGCCCGGACGGTCCGGTCCTGGTCGATCTGGAGACCTTCTCCGTCGACCTGCGTGAGCACGACCTGGTCGTCATGGCCCTGTCCCGCGACCGCTACGGCCTGCCGACCGACGCCTACGACTCCTTCACCGAGTCCTACGGCTGGGACGTGCGCGAGTGGGAGGGCTGCTCGGTGCTGCGCGGCGCCCGCGAGACGGCCAGCTGCGCCTGGGTCTCCCAGCGCGCACCGACCAACCCCAAGGCCCTGGTCGAGTTCGAACGCCGGGTGGCGTCACTGCGGGACGGGGACGAGTCGGTGCGCTGGTATCCGTTCTGA
- a CDS encoding 3'-5' exonuclease — protein MGWHQELLVGFDLETTGTDPREARIVTGAVIEVRGGQPIGCREWLADPGVEIPADAVAVHGISNERAAADGRPADQVADAIADVLAGYWKTGVPVVAYNAAFDLSLLSAELRRHGLPSLRDRLGGIDPAPVIDPYTIDRWVDRYRRGKRNLEAVCTEYGVPLDAAHNASADALAAACLAGAIAARHPKIAALGPAELHRRQIAWYAEWAADFQSFLRGKGDATAVVDGTWPLREPADETV, from the coding sequence ATGGGCTGGCACCAGGAGCTGCTGGTCGGCTTCGACCTGGAGACGACCGGGACCGATCCGCGCGAGGCGCGCATCGTCACGGGGGCCGTGATCGAGGTCAGGGGCGGGCAGCCCATAGGGTGCCGGGAGTGGCTGGCGGATCCGGGCGTGGAGATCCCGGCCGACGCGGTCGCGGTCCACGGGATCAGCAACGAGCGGGCGGCGGCGGACGGCCGCCCCGCCGACCAGGTGGCGGACGCCATCGCGGACGTCCTGGCCGGGTACTGGAAGACGGGCGTCCCGGTGGTCGCCTACAACGCAGCCTTCGACCTGAGCCTGCTCTCCGCGGAACTGCGCAGGCACGGCCTGCCGTCCCTCCGCGACCGGCTGGGCGGCATCGACCCCGCCCCGGTCATCGACCCGTACACCATCGACCGCTGGGTCGACCGCTACCGCCGCGGCAAGCGCAACCTCGAAGCGGTCTGCACGGAGTACGGCGTACCGCTCGACGCCGCGCACAACGCCTCGGCCGACGCCCTCGCCGCGGCCTGTCTGGCCGGCGCGATAGCCGCCCGCCACCCCAAGATCGCGGCCCTCGGTCCGGCGGAACTGCACCGCCGCCAGATCGCGTGGTATGCCGAGTGGGCGGCGGACTTCCAGAGCTTCCTGCGCGGCAAGGGGGACGCGACGGCGGTGGTCGACGGCACCTGGCCCCTGCGGGAGCCGGCGGACGAGACGGTCTGA
- the glgX gene encoding glycogen debranching protein GlgX, producing MQVWPGEAYPLGATYDGAGTNFAVFSETADRVELCLLHDDGSETAVELRESDAFVRHAYVPGIMPGQRYGFRVHGPYAPERGMRCNSAKLLLDPYARAISGSIRWGEEVYGYHFDAPEERNDLDSAPHTMTSVVVNPYFDWGDDRRPRRGYHETVIYEAHVKGLTMQHPGLPEELRGTYAALAHPVIIEHLVELGVTTLELMPVHQFVNDHRLVDMGLNNYWGYNTIGFFAPHNAYASWGDRGQQVLEFKSAIKALHEAGIEVILDVVYNHTAEGNHLGPTLSFKGIDNPQYYRLTDDPRYYMDTTGTGNSLLMRSPHVLQLIMDSLRYWVTEMHVDGFRFDLAATLARQFHEVDRLSSFFDLVQQDPVVSQVKLIAEPWDVGEGGYQVGNFPPLWTEWNGKYRDTVRDMWRGEQRALAEFASRLTGSSDLYQDDGRRPLASINFVTCHDGFTLHDLVAYNNKRNRANGEDNRDGESHNRSWNCGAEGDTDDPEVLELRARQMRNFIATLMLSQGVPMISHGDEFARTQNGNNNAYCQDNELAWVKWPAPDAEKDAAGSELLEFARAMVWLRKDHPVFRRRRFFHGRPVEGTHDELSDIAWFTPEGKEMTQRDWDTAPASALTVFLNGNAISEPGTRGERIGDDSFLLMFNASPETLDFVVPVNHGRQWQVVVDTARTDGAQPDTGPKVRAGARLTLVDRSLTVLQRPV from the coding sequence ATGCAGGTCTGGCCTGGCGAGGCGTATCCGCTCGGTGCCACGTACGACGGCGCCGGCACCAATTTCGCTGTCTTCTCGGAGACCGCGGACCGAGTAGAGCTGTGTCTGCTGCACGACGACGGCTCGGAGACGGCGGTGGAACTGCGCGAGAGCGACGCTTTCGTGCGGCACGCGTACGTGCCCGGCATCATGCCGGGACAGCGTTACGGCTTCCGCGTGCACGGCCCGTACGCCCCCGAGCGCGGCATGCGCTGCAACTCGGCGAAGCTGCTGCTCGACCCGTACGCGCGCGCGATCAGCGGTTCCATCCGCTGGGGCGAGGAGGTGTACGGCTACCACTTCGACGCGCCCGAGGAGCGCAACGACCTGGACTCGGCGCCGCACACGATGACGTCGGTCGTGGTCAACCCCTACTTCGACTGGGGCGACGACCGGCGGCCCCGGCGCGGGTACCACGAGACGGTGATCTACGAGGCCCATGTGAAGGGCCTCACCATGCAGCATCCGGGGCTGCCGGAGGAGTTGCGCGGCACCTATGCGGCGCTCGCGCACCCGGTGATCATCGAGCATCTGGTGGAGCTGGGCGTGACCACGCTCGAGCTGATGCCGGTCCACCAGTTCGTGAACGACCACCGGCTGGTCGACATGGGCCTGAACAACTACTGGGGCTACAACACGATCGGTTTCTTCGCCCCGCACAACGCGTACGCGTCCTGGGGCGACCGCGGCCAGCAGGTCCTGGAGTTCAAGTCGGCGATCAAGGCGCTGCACGAGGCCGGTATCGAGGTCATCCTGGACGTGGTCTACAACCACACGGCCGAGGGCAACCACCTGGGCCCGACGCTCTCCTTCAAGGGCATCGACAACCCGCAGTACTACCGGCTCACCGACGACCCGCGCTACTACATGGACACCACGGGCACCGGGAACTCCCTGCTGATGCGGTCCCCGCACGTCCTGCAGCTGATCATGGACTCGCTGCGGTACTGGGTCACCGAGATGCACGTCGACGGTTTCCGCTTCGACCTGGCGGCCACGCTGGCCAGGCAGTTCCACGAGGTGGACCGGCTGTCGTCGTTCTTCGACCTGGTGCAGCAGGACCCGGTGGTCTCCCAGGTGAAACTCATCGCCGAGCCGTGGGACGTCGGCGAGGGCGGCTACCAGGTGGGCAACTTCCCGCCGCTGTGGACCGAGTGGAACGGCAAGTACCGCGATACCGTGCGGGACATGTGGCGGGGCGAGCAGCGCGCGCTCGCCGAGTTCGCGTCCCGGCTGACGGGCTCGTCGGACCTCTACCAGGACGACGGCCGCCGCCCGCTGGCCTCGATCAACTTCGTGACCTGCCACGACGGTTTCACCCTGCACGACCTGGTCGCCTACAACAACAAGCGCAACCGGGCCAACGGCGAGGACAACCGGGACGGCGAGAGCCACAACCGGTCCTGGAACTGCGGGGCGGAGGGCGACACCGACGATCCCGAGGTGCTGGAGCTGCGGGCACGCCAGATGCGGAACTTCATCGCCACGCTGATGCTGTCCCAGGGCGTGCCGATGATCAGCCACGGCGACGAGTTCGCCCGCACCCAGAACGGCAACAACAACGCCTACTGCCAGGACAACGAACTGGCCTGGGTGAAGTGGCCGGCCCCCGACGCGGAGAAGGACGCGGCCGGCAGCGAGCTGCTGGAGTTCGCGCGCGCGATGGTGTGGCTGCGCAAGGACCATCCCGTCTTCCGCAGGCGCCGCTTCTTCCACGGGCGCCCCGTGGAGGGCACCCACGACGAGCTGTCGGACATCGCCTGGTTCACCCCGGAGGGCAAGGAGATGACCCAGCGTGACTGGGACACGGCACCGGCCTCGGCGCTGACGGTGTTCCTGAACGGGAACGCGATCTCCGAGCCCGGCACGCGCGGCGAGCGGATCGGCGACGACTCGTTCCTGCTGATGTTCAACGCCTCGCCCGAGACGCTCGACTTCGTGGTGCCGGTCAACCACGGCCGCCAGTGGCAGGTCGTCGTCGACACCGCCCGCACGGACGGAGCACAGCCGGACACGGGCCCGAAGGTACGCGCCGGCGCCCGGCTTACCCTGGTGGACCGCAGCCTGACGGTGCTGCAGCGGCCGGTCTAG
- a CDS encoding SAV2148 family HEPN domain-containing protein, with product MLGGAEGGARVGSGGLELPPGDEGHEGDSTDVPPGTVSLARPMATSSIGPELDWDTDAWREVRTRAQRAGRAYIWLNLVEQRLRAVVAAVLRPIYEPVHGDDWVVAAAGPAGQEWVQRAVAVREVSRRKGYLLDPADDNVLSFLTLPQLRELMVQHWPCFEPYIDDRRDVELALDELEVTRNVVSRNRALSEAVLNQAERASAKLLDILGAAGDVPSARRLPVDAVEDLVGDRYADVVAVHPDRVRLLRQFPAEDMFGGARRLDAVGIGLNLLVQNFSGRRLLRLAEAGCRVRLLFLNPASSAVKRRERELGMKRGELSRAVEMNILHMRRVRSRLRDPGAFEIQVYDETPRCTAYLVDGDGSDGIAVVQSYLRRSRGMEAPVLVLRNGNRVVKSGDVDDSGLFPTYREEFETTWADSRPVS from the coding sequence GTGCTCGGGGGAGCGGAAGGCGGTGCGCGGGTGGGGTCGGGAGGGCTGGAGTTGCCCCCTGGTGACGAGGGTCACGAGGGGGACTCCACAGACGTCCCGCCCGGCACGGTGTCCCTGGCCAGGCCCATGGCGACGAGTTCCATCGGGCCGGAGCTGGACTGGGACACCGACGCCTGGCGCGAGGTGCGTACGCGCGCTCAGCGAGCCGGCCGGGCCTACATCTGGCTGAACCTCGTCGAACAGCGGCTGCGCGCGGTCGTGGCCGCCGTTCTGCGGCCCATCTACGAACCCGTCCACGGCGACGACTGGGTGGTCGCCGCGGCCGGGCCGGCCGGCCAGGAATGGGTGCAGCGCGCGGTCGCGGTGCGCGAAGTCAGCCGCCGCAAGGGCTACTTGCTCGACCCGGCCGACGACAACGTCCTCAGCTTCCTCACGCTGCCGCAGCTGCGCGAGCTGATGGTGCAGCACTGGCCGTGCTTCGAGCCGTACATCGACGACCGCCGCGACGTCGAACTCGCCCTGGACGAGCTGGAGGTCACCCGCAACGTCGTCTCCCGCAACCGCGCCCTGTCCGAGGCGGTCCTGAACCAGGCCGAGCGGGCCTCGGCGAAGCTGCTGGACATCCTCGGCGCGGCCGGGGACGTGCCGTCGGCACGCCGGCTGCCCGTGGACGCGGTGGAGGACCTGGTCGGCGACCGGTACGCGGACGTGGTCGCCGTACATCCCGACCGGGTGCGGCTGCTGCGTCAGTTCCCGGCCGAGGACATGTTCGGCGGAGCCCGCCGCCTCGACGCCGTCGGCATCGGCCTCAACCTGCTCGTGCAGAACTTCTCCGGGCGACGGCTGCTGCGCCTCGCCGAGGCCGGCTGCCGCGTCCGGCTCCTGTTCCTCAACCCCGCCTCCAGCGCAGTCAAGCGGCGCGAGCGTGAACTCGGCATGAAGCGCGGGGAGTTGAGCCGGGCCGTCGAGATGAACATCCTGCACATGCGCCGCGTGCGGTCCCGGCTGCGCGACCCGGGCGCCTTCGAGATCCAGGTCTACGACGAGACCCCGCGCTGCACGGCCTACCTCGTCGACGGCGACGGCTCGGACGGCATCGCCGTCGTGCAGTCCTATCTGCGGCGCTCGCGCGGCATGGAGGCGCCGGTGCTGGTGCTGCGCAACGGCAACCGGGTGGTCAAATCGGGCGATGTGGATGACAGCGGGCTCTTCCCGACCTATCGCGAGGAGTTCGAAACGACTTGGGCGGATTCGCGGCCCGTGTCCTGA